The stretch of DNA GCGCAGCATTGATGCTGCTCCCCTCAGCCGGCGCTCTTGCAGCAGAGCCCGTTCCCCTCGGCACCTTCACGGACTGGCGTGCATACAAGGTCACTAACGGGCCAAACACCATCTGCTATGCCCTGAGCCAGCCCAAGGACACAGCACCCAAAAACGTCAAGCGCGGCCAGATCTACGTCATGGTCGCCAACTGGCCGGGCCGCAACGTGAAGGGTGAAGTCAGCGTGGTTGCCGGCTATCCCTACAAGAAGGGCAGCAACGTCACAGCAGATGTGGATGGCGCCAAGCACACAATGTTCACAGAGAACGACGCCCAGAACGAAGGCGGCGCGTGGGTCCAGGACCGCGCCAGTGAGCGCAAGCTGATTGCAGCCATGAAGCGGGGCAACTCCCTGCGCGTTCAGGGCACATCAGGTCGCGGCACCCTCACAACTGACAGGTATTCTTTATCCGGCGTGACTGCCGCCATCAAAGCCATCGACGACGGCTGCAAGTAAGGCACACATGTCCACCCAGCCGCTTGATATTGCCCGCGCCAATCCCAACGCACCCACCATCACCGGTGGCGTGGTAGCAGCACCCGTGCGCCCATCACTCATCGGGCAGTCACGCAAGGCACTGGTCAAGACGCTAGAAGGCATTGGTCTCCCCAACCGGGAAAGCCGCATGCGCGCAAGCCAGATTTACAACTGGCTGTATGTACGCGGTGTCACGTCCTTCGACGATATGACGAATATCTCCAAGGCGGTGCGGGCACAGCTGGCTGACGCGTTCGACATCAGCCGCATGGAAATCGTCAGTGAACAGATTTCCACCGACGGCACCCGCAAATGGCTGATCCGTCTCTCAGACGGCAATGAAGTCGAGACCGTGTTCATTCCAGAGCCCGGCCGCGGCACGCTGTGCGTTTCATCGCAGGTCGGCTGCACCCTCACCTGCACCTTCTGCCACACAGGCACACAGCGCCTGGTGCGCAACCTCACCGCTGGTGAGATCGTTGGTCAGGTGCTGATTGCCCGCGACAGCCTGGGCGAATGGCCCGAGGTGAATACATCCCTCACCAACCAGCCCCGCACCCTGACCAATGTCGTGATGATGGGCATGGGCGAGCCGCTCTACAATTTCGACAATGTGCGCGATGCGCTGGAACTGGTGTCCGACGGCGACGGCCTGTCCATCTCCAAGCGCCGCATAACCCTGTCCACCTCCGGCGTCGTGCCGGAGATTGAGCGCTGCGGGGCGGAAATGGGCGTCATGCTCGCCATCTCCCTGCATGCAGCCCGCGACGATGTGCGCGACATACTCGTGCCCATCAACAAGAAGTACCCGATCAAGGAACTGCTGCGCGCCTGCCGGCACTATCCCGGCCTGTCCAATGCCCGCCGCATCACCTTTGAATATGTGATGCTGAAAGACATCAATGACAGCGACAAGGATGCCCGGGAACTGGTGAAGCTTCTCAGGGGCATTCCTGCGAAGATCAACCTGATCCCGTTCAACCCCTGGCCCGGCTCGGACTATGAGTGCTCCGACTGGGACCGGATCGAAGCCTTTGCGTACATCATCAACAATGCGGGCTACGCCAGCCCCGTCCGCACGCCCCGTGGCCGCGATATCCTCGCCGCCTGCGGCCAGCTCAAGTCGGAAAGCGAAAAAGAACGCGCCTCCGTCCGCCACGCGCGGGAACGTGCAGAAGCTGCTGAATCTACTTAGATTTGTTGCCTGATTTGTTTTGCGTTTTCGCCTTAGACTTTCGTTTTGTTTTTGGAGCGCTCCTTGAAGACCGCGCCTTTTTGGAGCTTGGTTTCTTAGAGCGGTCCTGCTTGCCGAGTACGTTCTGGGCAAAACTCTCAAGCTCCGATTTCGGAACATCCAGTTCTTCTGTGACTGGGCCCGGTTTGTCAGACAGCGACTGTGTCTCGGTCTCAAGCTTGATTCTCGTCTGATGCCAATCGTTCGATCGACGAGTGAGTTCTGCCTCATAAAAATCTGGCATTCGATGGTTTGAAAAACTCAGTGTTGAACAACCAACAACAAAAGGGTGAGTAATAAATGCATCATTCTCTTCGATAAATGCATTGCAAAATTCACTTACTTTGTTGGGAGAGATTTCTTTCTCATCCCTAATGGCATCTTCGATCTTGAGTAACTCATCATCATACAAAGCATCAATGTGGAATACCGGATATGGTTTTCCTCCTAGTATTCCTTTCAACGGCACGCGTCCCTCGTACCTAAAAAGAAATTTGCCAATGCTCTTTTTGGGTGCCTTGGAGATTTGGGTTTCTTGGAGGGATGACAAGATGCAGGCAAGTTCAACAGAGAGTATGAACTTCCGAGGTGACGCAAGAGACGCAAGGCGAAATCCAGCATCTAAGGACGGGCCAACAAAATCCCTTATCAGACCTGATCGTGCACCGTCATCTTCGTACCATGCATTGAGCAACTCATCACTCGCGTAAGTGGGAGCACCAGTACTGGATTCCCTAGCTTCAGAAGCGGACGCCGTTTGAAATATGATTTCCCGGTTTCTAACAGGAAACCCAGCGGTCCAAGCGGTCGCCTTGACGTCTATCCCTGAGAATTCTTTACGCATCAACTCGGCACGCGTTCTTCTCACAGCTTCCAACCAACAATGCACGACGGCTTGCGCCTCGATTACATCGGTCAGTATCTTTACAAAAATTAGTTCGTCACCGTTGGCTTTCCAAAGCTCCGGGTCCGAACCAAGTTCAAGTGTACCGTCTTTTGCTAAGGTAGTTTTCAGCCTCGTCCATTCATCAGCAAATGATGTCTCTACATGACGATAGAAGCTATTAAGAGTGTTTAGCCAACCGTCTGACAAGTTCTTGTCACGGTGCTCATCGCTTGATCGAACTGCCTGTTTTAATTTCGATGAGCCAACTAAATCTGCGCTCAAAAAAATTCTGAGGCGAGGTTTTAGGAAACTTGGCAGCGCTTCAAATTCCAAGATTCCAACCTAACGAGCGGGCTCTAAGCCGCCAGTGTGAGCGCTTTGGCCCGAGTATCAGCGGCGGACGTAGAAACGCCAAATTCACGCGCAACAAGACTAGCATTGCCACTTTTTTGCCAAGCCGCGCGGAACTCTTTTTCTGGCATGAGAAAGGCAGCCGCAAACCAATTTGCTTCCCACTCCACCCGATTTGACCCAAACCGGTTGGCCGCCATGCGTTCTAACTGCTTGCCCTTGTGACGCTGCCATAAAAAATGAAGTACGTAGTGCCCAAGTTCATGCGCAATAGTGAAGTTATCTCTCTCAACACTTGTATCAGGTGAGATGTAGATCTTGAACTTGCCAGGTTCCTCAACGATCATCGACTCTGGATTTGAAGAAGGATCGTCTCGAAAATTGTGCACCTCAATGGACCCACCGAGTTTTGCTACGGCATTAGATATTTCTGAACCTGGTTTGTAATCCAGCTGGCGGGCTATATCTTCTGCCAAAGAATAAATGGAACTCTTGGACAACTGCGTTGCTTCCGCAGCCGGATACTCCGGCACCTCGTGAGAGAGAGCTGTCATGATGTCCAATTTTTCGATTCGCGTGGCTGCTGTTACCATTTTGTTCTTCAAGACTTAAGTGTCAAGTCCCATACCGCCATGAGGCTGAAAGCACGGCTTGGCGTCAGGCGTCTCCCCTCCTAAAGTCCACACATGACCTAGGGCCTTGCAAAAAGGCCGAACGACCGGGGGGATCGTTGCGCATGGCTGACCCAATCAAGCACATCACCATTGTGGGTGGCGGCACGGCGGGGTGGTTTACCGCCAACATGCTGTCTGTGTTTTTCGGACTGCAGAAGAACCATCCGGCCAACCGGATGCGCATCACCCTCATTGAAAGCCCGAACATCCCCACCGTGGGCGTCGGCGAGGCCACCGTCCCCTCCATGTCCCTGTCGCTTCAGCAGACCGGCATCTCCGAGACGGAGTTCTTCAAGACCTGCAACGCGTCCTTCAAGCTGGGCGTGGATTTTGCCGGCTGGAATGTGGACGCCAAGGGCAAGCCCTTCAGCTACATCAACCCGTTCAACACAGGCCACCGCGTCGGCGGCATTGACCCCGGCTACTATTACGGGCGCTTTGGCGGCAGCGGCGCGAGCTTCGTGCAGACCATCTCGCCAGCCCAGGACCTGGGCATGATGCGCAAGGGCCCTCGCCCACTCGGCTCCAAACCATTCACCGAACCGGTCAACTACGCCTACCATCTGGACGCAGGCCTCTTCGCCAAAATGATGCAGGGCATCAGCGTGGCGCGCGGCGTTGAACATGTGCTGGACGACATGGTGGATGTGGAGCGTGCCGAAGACGGCAGCATCGCCGCCATCAATTTGAAAGAGACCGGCCGCCACGAGGTCGAGCTGGTGATCGACTGCACCGGCTTCAAAGGCCTGCTCATCAATGGCGCGCTGGATGAACCTTTCATCTCCTACGACAAATATCTGGCCAATGACCGCGCCATGGCCGTGCAGATTCCCCACCCGGAGCAAACCGCGAACGGTCCAAAGTTCATTGAGCCCGTCACCCGCTCCACAGCGCTGGGCGCAGGCTGGAGCTGGCGCGTGCCGCTCTTCAACCGCATCGGCACGGGCTATGTCTATTCATCCGCCCACCGCAGTGACGACGAAGCCCGCGACGAATTCCTCAAGCATCTGGGCGATGCAGGCAAGAACGCCGAACCCCGCGTCATTCCCATGCGCGTGGGCCGCACCCGCAACAGCTGGGTCAAGAACTGCATCGCCATCGGCCTGTCCGGCGGTTTCATCGAGCCGCTGGAATCCACTGCCATCTACATGATCGAAATGGCCGTACGC from Pyruvatibacter sp. HU-CL02332 encodes:
- a CDS encoding invasion associated locus B family protein; the encoded protein is MTRPAFLTRSVRASALGAAVIGAALMLLPSAGALAAEPVPLGTFTDWRAYKVTNGPNTICYALSQPKDTAPKNVKRGQIYVMVANWPGRNVKGEVSVVAGYPYKKGSNVTADVDGAKHTMFTENDAQNEGGAWVQDRASERKLIAAMKRGNSLRVQGTSGRGTLTTDRYSLSGVTAAIKAIDDGCK
- the rlmN gene encoding 23S rRNA (adenine(2503)-C(2))-methyltransferase RlmN, whose amino-acid sequence is MSTQPLDIARANPNAPTITGGVVAAPVRPSLIGQSRKALVKTLEGIGLPNRESRMRASQIYNWLYVRGVTSFDDMTNISKAVRAQLADAFDISRMEIVSEQISTDGTRKWLIRLSDGNEVETVFIPEPGRGTLCVSSQVGCTLTCTFCHTGTQRLVRNLTAGEIVGQVLIARDSLGEWPEVNTSLTNQPRTLTNVVMMGMGEPLYNFDNVRDALELVSDGDGLSISKRRITLSTSGVVPEIERCGAEMGVMLAISLHAARDDVRDILVPINKKYPIKELLRACRHYPGLSNARRITFEYVMLKDINDSDKDARELVKLLRGIPAKINLIPFNPWPGSDYECSDWDRIEAFAYIINNAGYASPVRTPRGRDILAACGQLKSESEKERASVRHARERAEAAEST
- a CDS encoding ImmA/IrrE family metallo-endopeptidase; translation: MVTAATRIEKLDIMTALSHEVPEYPAAEATQLSKSSIYSLAEDIARQLDYKPGSEISNAVAKLGGSIEVHNFRDDPSSNPESMIVEEPGKFKIYISPDTSVERDNFTIAHELGHYVLHFLWQRHKGKQLERMAANRFGSNRVEWEANWFAAAFLMPEKEFRAAWQKSGNASLVAREFGVSTSAADTRAKALTLAA
- a CDS encoding tryptophan halogenase family protein, yielding MADPIKHITIVGGGTAGWFTANMLSVFFGLQKNHPANRMRITLIESPNIPTVGVGEATVPSMSLSLQQTGISETEFFKTCNASFKLGVDFAGWNVDAKGKPFSYINPFNTGHRVGGIDPGYYYGRFGGSGASFVQTISPAQDLGMMRKGPRPLGSKPFTEPVNYAYHLDAGLFAKMMQGISVARGVEHVLDDMVDVERAEDGSIAAINLKETGRHEVELVIDCTGFKGLLINGALDEPFISYDKYLANDRAMAVQIPHPEQTANGPKFIEPVTRSTALGAGWSWRVPLFNRIGTGYVYSSAHRSDDEARDEFLKHLGDAGKNAEPRVIPMRVGRTRNSWVKNCIAIGLSGGFIEPLESTAIYMIEMAVRWLIAYFPDNSYPDSLRKRYNEVASGLYDEVRDFICLHYALGNRTDSQYWIDAREELEVPDSLAENLEVWKHAMPVMTDLKSQHLFSPEVYTAVLQGKRVYQMRDDWNAGLSLNLNRDMWRKHVSGQRHKISQFVKAMPDHVALLRQIRGETPAQEAPSPLMGNMQGLPGQQAPLQQGSVPLPGLGTRRTPVIKTPIAPADAGDGNLL